The following coding sequences lie in one Moritella viscosa genomic window:
- the wavC gene encoding 3-deoxy-D-manno-octulosonic acid kinase, translating into MLIETQGARVLFFQDELKGEITPEYFDGAYWQRNNAIIGSAFGRGITWFFKINDNEFVLRHYHRGGLVAKLIKDAYFYTGLKNTRAYQEFVVTQQLVDKNLPAPTPIAGQIIKQGLFYHADLITEKIAGANDLVAVLKDRALTSDDYRQIGAMIRRFHDVNLWHADLNTHNIILDGKGKWWLIDFDRCKFKPAANSWKKDNLARLKRSFVKEKMKDTAFKWQETDWDLLFAGYHN; encoded by the coding sequence ATGTTAATAGAGACACAAGGCGCTAGAGTCTTATTTTTTCAGGACGAATTAAAAGGCGAGATCACCCCAGAATATTTTGATGGGGCATATTGGCAACGTAATAATGCGATTATTGGTTCAGCGTTTGGTCGTGGTATTACCTGGTTTTTTAAAATAAACGATAATGAATTTGTGTTACGTCATTATCATCGTGGAGGTTTGGTTGCGAAGTTAATTAAAGATGCCTATTTTTATACTGGGTTAAAGAATACCCGCGCTTACCAAGAATTTGTGGTGACTCAGCAACTTGTGGATAAAAACTTGCCAGCACCAACCCCGATTGCTGGTCAGATTATTAAACAAGGATTGTTTTATCATGCTGATTTGATTACCGAGAAAATTGCAGGGGCAAACGATTTAGTTGCGGTATTAAAAGATCGTGCGTTAACGAGTGATGATTATAGACAAATTGGAGCCATGATAAGACGTTTCCATGATGTTAATTTATGGCATGCAGATTTAAATACCCATAATATTATTCTCGATGGAAAGGGTAAGTGGTGGCTTATCGATTTTGATCGCTGCAAATTTAAACCTGCTGCAAATTCGTGGAAAAAAGATAATTTAGCGCGGTTAAAGCGCTCTTTTGTGAAAGAAAAAATGAAAGATACGGCGTTCAAA